Proteins encoded within one genomic window of Brassica rapa cultivar Chiifu-401-42 chromosome A09, CAAS_Brap_v3.01, whole genome shotgun sequence:
- the LOC103841217 gene encoding vacuolar-sorting receptor 1, with product MNQEKLGVFSVSFLLILSVAVGRFVVEKNNLKVTSPDSIKGIYECAIGNFGVPQYGGTLVGTVVYPKSNQKACKSYSDFDITFKSKAGRLPTFVLIDRGDCFFTLKAWIAQQAGAAAILVADNKAEPLITMDTPEEDKSDADYLQNITIPSALIAKSLGDSLKSALSKGDMVNMKLDWTESVPHPDERVEYELWTNSNDQCGKKCDTQIEFLKNFKGAAQILEKGGHTQFTPHYITWYCPEAFTLSKQCKSQCINHGRYCAPDPEQDFTKGYDGKDVVVQNLRQACVYRVLNETGKPWVWWDYVTDFAIRCPMKDKKYTKECADEIIKSLDIDLKKVDKCIGDPDADVENPILKAEQESQVGKGSRGDVTILPTLVVNNRQYRGKLEKGAVLKAMCSGFQESTEPAICLTEDLNTNECLENNGGCWQDKASNITACRDTYRGRLCECPTVQGVKFAGDGYTHCKASGALHCGINNGGCWRETRGSYTYSACVDDHSSDCKCPLGFKGDGVKSCEDVNECKEKTVCQCADCKCKNTWGSYECSCKNGLLYMREHDTCIGSSKVGTTKLSWSFLWVLIIGVGVAGLAGYAVYKYRIRSYMDAEIRGIMAQYMPLESQPTPSGPHMDI from the exons ATGAATCAGGAGAAGCTAGGGGTTTTCAGTGTCTCGTTTCTTCTGATCTTGAGTGTTGCGGTGGGAAGATTCGTTGTGGAGAAGAACAACCTCAAAGTCACGTCACCCGATTCGATCAAGGGTATTTACGAATGTGCCATTGGGAACTTCGGAGTTCCTCAGTACGGTGGTACATTGGTGGGAACCGTCGTGTATCCTAAGTCGAATCAGAAAGCGTGTAAAAGCTACAGCGATTTCGATATAACATTCAAGTCTAAGGCTGGTCGCTTACCTACTTTTGTTCTCATCGATCGTGGAG ACTGTTTCTTCACTTTGAAAGCATGGATAGCTCAACAAGCTGGAGCAGCAGCGATTCTTGTAGCCGACAACAAAGCTGAGCCATTGATTACAATGGACACACCCGAAGAAGACAAATCCGATGCAGACTATCTCCAAAACATCACCATCCCTTCTGCTCTCATCGCCAAGTCTCTGGGAGACAGTTTAAAGTCTGCTCTCTCCAAGGGCGACATGGTGAACATGAAGCTAGACTGGACCGAGTCTGTTCCACACCCTGACGAGCGTGTCGAATACGAGCTCTGGACCAACAGCAACGACCAGTGTGGAAAAAAGTGTGATACTCAGATTGAGTTTCTCAAGAACTTCAAAGGAGCAGCTCAGATTCTTGAGAAAGGAGGGCATACTCAGTTCACGCCGCACTACATCACCTGGTACTGCCCTGAGGCTTTTACGCTGAGTAAACAGTGCAAGTCTCAGTGTATCAACCATGGGAGGTACTGTGCGCCTGATCCTGAGCAGGATTTTACTAAAGGGTATGATGGGAAGGATGTTGTGGTTCAGAATCTGCGCCAGGCTTGTGTTTATAGAGTGTTGAATGAGACTGGTAAGCCTTGGGTTTGGTGGGACTATGTGACTGACTTCGCCATCAGGTGTCCGATGAAGGATAAGAAGTACACTAAGGAGTGTGCAGACGAGATTATCAAGTCCCTTG ACATTGATCTCAAGAAGGTGGACAAGTGTATCGGAGACCCTGACGCAGATGTGGAGAACCCTATTCTTAAAGCAGAACAGGAGTCCCAG GTTGGCAAAGGTTCCCGGGGAGATGTGACAATACTTCCAACTCTTGTAGTGAACAACAGACAATACAGAG GTAAATTGGAGAAAGGGGCAGTGCTGAAAGCTATGTGTTCAGGCTTTCAAGAGTCAACAGAACCAGCTATATGTCTAACTGAAG atttaAATACTAATGAATGTTTGGAAAACAATGGTGGGTGCTGGCAAGACAAAGCTTCCAACATAACTGCATGCAGG GATACGTATAGGGGAAGATTGTGTGAGTGCCCTACTGTTCAAGGTGTTAAATTTGCTGGTGACGGTTACACTCACTGCAAAG CGTCTGGAGCTTTGCATTGTGGTATCAACAATGGAGGATGCTGGAGAGAAACCAGAGGCAGCTACACATACTCAGCTTGCGTA GATGATCATTCAAGTGATTGCAAGTGCCCGCTTGGGTTCAAGGGCGATGGAGTAAAGAGCTGCGAAG ATGTGAACGAGTGCAAAGAGAAAACGGTTTGCCAGTGCGCAGACTGTAAATGTAAAAACACATGGGGAAGTTATGAATGCAGCTGCAAGAATGGTTTGCTCTACATGCGTGAACACGACACTTGCATAG GTTCAAGCAAAGTTGGAACTACAAAGCTCAGCTGGAGCTTCTTGTGGGTTCTTATAATCGGAGTGGGTGTTGCAGGTCTTGCCGGATATGCCGTCTACAAATACAGGATCAGG AGTTACATGGATGCGGAGATAAGAGGCATCATGGCACAGTACATGCCTTTGGAGAGCCAACCCACCCCAAGTGGTCCTCATATGGATATATGA
- the LOC103841216 gene encoding mediator of RNA polymerase II transcription subunit 28 codes for MDYQPQPPPSSEPSPSPSDRPPGITSPETPTNNQNHEIEDIMACVTALEAALLPCLPARELQAIDRSPHPSHQIDVERHARDFMEAAKKLQLYFMGLKRENHAPTRAESLRKEISVMEEELKTKEELIKKHSRLIQESQKLVKEQIEKHRVELEKV; via the exons atgGATTATCAGCCACAACCGCCGCCGTCTTCTGAACCTTCCCCGTCGCCGTCTGACCGTCCTCCGGGAATCACATCACCGGAGACGCCAACGAACAACCAGAACCACGAGATTGAGGACATAATGGCTTGCGTCACGGCTTTGGAAGCAGCACTGCTCCCATGCTTGCCAGCTAGAGAGCTTCAAGCTATCGACCGCTCTCCTCATCCTTCTCATCAAA TTGATGTTGAACGTCACGCCAGAGATTTCATGGAAGCTGCTAAAAAGCTTCAGCTTTATTTCATGGGATTGAAGCGAGAAAATCACGCCCCCACAAGAGCTGAAAGTCTTAGGAAG GAGATTTCAGTCATGGAGGAAGAGCTCAAGACCAAAGAGGAGCTTATAAAGAAACACTCGAGGCTTATCCAAGAATCACAGAAGCTAGTGAAAGAACAGATTGAGAAACACAGAGTGGAGCTTGAGAAAGTATAA
- the LOC103841218 gene encoding monodehydroascorbate reductase 1, peroxisomal encodes MAEKSFKYIILGGGVSAGYAAKEFASQGVKPGELAVISKEAVAPYERPALSKGYLFPEGAARLPGFHCCVGSGGEKLLPESYKQKGIELILSTEIVKADLAAKSLVSAAGDVFKYETLIIATGSTVLRLTDFGVKGADSKNILYLREIDDADKVVEAIQAKKGGKAVVVGGGYIGLELSAALRINNFDVTMVFPEPWCMPRLFTADIAAFYETYYTNKGVKIIKGTVASGFTAHPNGEVNEVQLKDGRSLEADIVIVGVGAKPLTALFKGQVEEDKGGIKTDAFFKTSVPDVYAVGDVATFPLKMYGDMRRVEHVDHSRKSAEQAVKAIKAAEGGGAVEEYDYLPFFYSRSFDLSWQFYGDNVGDSVLFGDSNPSNPKPRFGAYWVQDGKVVGAFMEGGSGDENKALAKVAKARPAAESLEDLTKQGISFAAKI; translated from the exons ATGGCGGAGAAGAGCTTCAAGTACATCATCCTCGGCGGCGGCGTCTCAGCC gGATACGCAGCTAAGGAGTTTGCTAGTCAAGGAGTTAAACCAGGGGAATTGGCAGTTATCTCCAAAGAGGCG GTGGCTCCTTATGAACGTCCTGCTCTTAGCAAGGGCTATTTGTTTCCTGAAG GGGCGGCTAGACTCCCAGGTTTCCATTGCTGTGTTGGTAGTGGTGGAGAAAAACTGCTTCCTGAATCATACAAACAGAAAG GGATTGAGTTGATACTAAGCACGGAGATAGTGAAAGCAGATCTCGCTGCCAAGAGTCTTGTCAGTGCAGCTGGGGATGTCTTCAAATATGAGACTCTCATAATTGCAACTGGCTCTACT GTTCTGAGATTGACTGATTTTGGTGTGAAAGGTGCTGACTCTAAGAATATCCTCTATCTGAGGGAGATTGATGATGCAGACAAAGTGGTTGAAGCTATTCAAGCAAAGAAAGGTGGAAAGGCTGTGGTTGTTGGTGGAGGCTACATTGGTCTTGAGCTTAGTGCAGCTTTAAGGATCAACAATTTTGATGTCACTATGGTTTTCCCTGAACCCTGGTGCA TGCCTAGGCTTTTCACCGCCGACATTGCTGCGTTCTATGAGACTTACTATACAAACAAGGGAGTGAAGATCATTAAAGGAACTGTGGCATCTGGGTTCACAGCACATCCAAATGGAGAG GTGAATGAAGTACAACTCAAGGATGGAAGGTCGCTAGAAGCCGACATTGTGATAGTTGGAGTTGGTGCAAAACCATTAACAGCCTTATTCAAGGGACAGGTCGAAGAAGACAAAGGTGGAATCAAG ACCGATGCATTCTTCAAAACAAGTGTTCCTGATGTTTACGCTGTTGGTGACGTTGCCACTTTCCCCTTGAAAATGTATGGAGACATGAGAAGGGTCGAGCATGTTGACCATTCTCGCAAATCCGCAGAGCAAGCTGTTAAG GCGATCAAAGCGGCTGAGGGAGGCGGAGCGGTGGAGGAATACGACTACCTCCCATTCTTCTACTCCCGCTCGTTTGATCTCTCATGGCAGTTCTATGGAGACAACGTAGGAGACTCTGTCTTGTTTGGAGACAGCAATCCATCAAACCCGAAACCAAGATTTGGAGCGTATTGGGTTCAAGATGGTAAAGTGGTTGGAGCATTCATGGAAGGAGGTAGTGGTGACGAGAACAAAGCCTTGGCGAAAGTGGCCAAAGCTAGACCTGCTGCAGAGAGCCTCGAGGATCTTaccaaacaaggcatctcattTGCTGCTAAGATCTGA